The Chryseobacterium indicum genome includes a window with the following:
- a CDS encoding cation:proton antiporter: MTLLSIHNLSLPIEDPVLKFLLVLIIILAAPLLLNKIKVPHLLGLIIAGAVIGPNGFNVLARDSSIVVTGTTGLLYIMFLAGLEIDMGDFKKNKWKSLTFGIYTFTVPFVLGYFGAYYILHFSVLTSVLFASLFSSHTLIAYPLVSKLGIAKNSAVNITVGGTMITDILALLVLAVIVGMSQGDVGTEFWVKLSVSFVVFGLVVLLIFPMIGRWFFKKVDDKISQYIFVLVMIYLAALLAELAGVEAIIGAFFAGLALNRLIPHTSSLMNRVEFVGNAIFIPFFLISVGMLIDFKVFFKSWETLEVAGIMLVASIGGKYLSAVATQKTFRLTKEEGKLIFGLSSASAAATLASVMVGYNIILSETETGEPIRLLNEHVLNGSILLILISCTISSFISMSSAQKIAEQDNEDTVSGNTHEEENILLALNYEATVERMVNLGILIKAHSNTENIFALNVINEDKNESSVKNAEKLLHSATDTAAAADVKIQPLKRYDNDVINGVNNVIKEQNITDIIIGLEDEKGFSPSFVYNLYNGYLQNDHVNVLVYHAAQPLSTIKKYAVMIPENAHKEAGFFHALLRVWNIARNSGATIVFYASETILDILQKIIKKANIEAEFIIMNSWKDGEKTAGELKEDEALIIFMAKRGMISYIPQMRLIPELLNRNLSNNNYLLIFPFSEFDENDVEKRSVGNHDDFMEIGNVIKKIFK; encoded by the coding sequence ATGACTTTACTGAGCATCCATAATCTGAGTCTTCCTATCGAAGACCCGGTACTTAAATTTCTTCTGGTTTTAATTATTATTCTTGCAGCGCCATTGCTTTTGAATAAGATAAAAGTCCCTCATTTATTGGGGCTGATTATTGCAGGAGCTGTCATCGGTCCGAACGGTTTTAATGTTCTGGCGAGAGACAGCAGTATTGTGGTAACAGGAACTACGGGACTGCTTTATATTATGTTTCTTGCAGGGCTGGAAATAGACATGGGCGATTTCAAAAAAAATAAATGGAAAAGTCTAACCTTCGGAATTTATACCTTTACGGTTCCCTTTGTTTTGGGGTATTTCGGAGCCTATTATATTCTGCATTTTTCGGTTCTGACTTCGGTACTTTTTGCCAGTTTATTTTCGTCTCACACCTTAATTGCATATCCTTTAGTCAGTAAATTGGGCATTGCAAAAAATTCCGCAGTGAACATTACTGTCGGCGGAACGATGATTACGGATATTCTTGCGCTTTTGGTTCTTGCCGTGATTGTAGGAATGTCGCAGGGTGATGTCGGAACAGAATTCTGGGTAAAACTTTCTGTCTCATTTGTGGTTTTCGGATTGGTCGTTCTTTTGATTTTCCCAATGATCGGACGTTGGTTCTTTAAAAAAGTCGATGACAAAATTTCACAGTATATTTTTGTTCTGGTGATGATCTATCTCGCGGCTTTACTGGCAGAGTTGGCAGGTGTGGAAGCTATTATCGGAGCTTTCTTTGCAGGATTGGCTTTAAACAGGCTGATTCCTCACACCTCATCGCTGATGAACCGTGTAGAATTTGTCGGAAATGCGATCTTCATCCCTTTTTTCCTGATCAGTGTAGGAATGCTGATTGATTTTAAAGTCTTTTTTAAAAGCTGGGAAACACTGGAAGTCGCCGGAATTATGCTTGTTGCTTCAATCGGCGGAAAATATCTTTCGGCTGTTGCTACGCAGAAAACATTCAGGCTTACGAAAGAAGAAGGAAAGCTGATTTTCGGGCTGAGTTCCGCTTCGGCAGCGGCAACGCTGGCTTCAGTAATGGTAGGTTACAATATCATTCTTTCGGAAACGGAAACGGGAGAACCCATCAGATTATTAAATGAGCATGTTCTGAACGGCAGTATTCTGTTGATTCTAATTTCATGTACCATTTCTTCATTCATTTCCATGTCCAGCGCACAGAAAATTGCAGAACAGGACAATGAAGATACGGTTTCCGGAAATACACATGAAGAGGAAAATATTCTTTTAGCTTTAAATTATGAAGCCACCGTTGAAAGAATGGTGAATCTGGGAATTTTAATTAAAGCCCATTCCAACACAGAAAATATATTCGCACTGAATGTGATTAATGAAGATAAAAACGAATCTTCCGTAAAAAATGCCGAAAAACTTCTGCACAGCGCTACAGATACGGCTGCTGCCGCAGATGTGAAAATTCAGCCACTGAAAAGATACGATAACGATGTAATCAACGGAGTGAATAACGTTATTAAAGAGCAGAATATTACCGATATTATTATCGGACTGGAAGATGAAAAAGGTTTTTCTCCTTCTTTTGTGTACAATCTTTACAACGGCTATCTTCAGAATGACCATGTGAATGTTTTGGTGTATCACGCTGCACAGCCTTTGTCGACCATCAAAAAATATGCAGTGATGATTCCCGAAAATGCTCATAAAGAAGCAGGTTTCTTTCATGCACTTTTAAGGGTTTGGAATATAGCCAGAAATTCCGGAGCAACGATTGTTTTTTATGCTTCGGAAACTATTCTGGATATCCTTCAGAAAATTATAAAAAAAGCCAATATTGAAGCGGAATTTATTATTATGAATTCTTGGAAAGACGGCGAAAAAACCGCAGGAGAACTTAAAGAAGATGAAGCTTTAATTATTTTTAT